In Methanosarcina siciliae T4/M, one genomic interval encodes:
- the cbiT gene encoding precorrin-6Y C5,15-methyltransferase (decarboxylating) subunit CbiT, whose translation MLCIWFGPEKSYISGSNCTSGVNIISKLYRHRFNNTYLFFPRYNMSEIVSVSGGPTKPEIIAVSLSKLGLQDGDRFADVGCGTGSVSIEASRIARNLTIYAIDARKEALFATEANFNSFGIENARVLAGEASELLGSGGPIDLIDCAFVGGTKNIDTILEKLVEKKTRSIVVNAVRIETVVRTIEAMKRLGIFDEVVHIAVSRSAPIAGETMFKPENPVYIVVGKKQA comes from the coding sequence ATGCTCTGCATATGGTTTGGACCTGAAAAATCATATATTTCCGGTTCTAACTGCACATCCGGAGTTAATATAATTTCAAAATTATATCGTCACAGATTTAATAATACATATTTATTTTTCCCGAGGTATAACATGTCCGAAATAGTAAGTGTTAGCGGCGGTCCGACTAAACCGGAAATTATTGCAGTGTCCCTTTCCAAACTCGGACTGCAGGATGGGGATCGGTTTGCAGATGTAGGCTGCGGTACGGGTTCGGTCTCGATAGAAGCATCCCGGATTGCCCGGAACCTGACTATCTATGCAATCGATGCCCGTAAAGAGGCTCTCTTTGCTACGGAAGCGAACTTCAATAGTTTCGGGATTGAAAATGCCAGGGTCCTGGCCGGTGAAGCCTCGGAACTTCTGGGCTCAGGAGGTCCTATTGACTTGATTGACTGCGCTTTTGTTGGCGGTACAAAAAACATTGACACCATCCTTGAGAAACTTGTTGAAAAAAAAACTCGCAGTATTGTGGTAAACGCAGTCCGTATCGAGACGGTTGTCCGAACAATCGAGGCTATGAAGAGGCTGGGAATTTTTGACGAGGTAGTCCACATTGCAGTCTCGAGAAGTGCCCCGATTGCCGGAGAGACTATGTTCAAACCTGAAAACCCGGTGTACATAGTTGTCGGAAAAAAACAAGCCTGA
- a CDS encoding cobalt-factor II C(20)-methyltransferase — translation MLIGVGLGPGDPELLTLKAVNVLKNSDKVYVPGRLAKDLVAPYTDAEILEFPMIRDIEVLNTLWKENADRVADEARKGTVAFGLIGDPNFFSTFTHLKKVMNRHYPDVETATVPGISSITSFAARADVAVESSFEVSDGSEIGYKIHLKATQPRKIIEKLETEGYREFIFAERLFSDNELIISEKEDIPEKGNYFSIIYGKK, via the coding sequence ATGTTAATAGGAGTAGGACTTGGTCCCGGAGACCCTGAACTTCTGACCCTGAAAGCAGTGAATGTTTTGAAAAACAGTGATAAGGTATATGTCCCAGGACGCCTGGCAAAAGACCTTGTAGCCCCATATACGGACGCCGAAATCCTTGAGTTCCCCATGATAAGGGACATCGAAGTCCTGAATACCCTCTGGAAAGAAAATGCAGACCGTGTCGCAGATGAGGCCAGAAAAGGGACAGTGGCTTTCGGGCTTATAGGTGACCCCAACTTTTTCTCCACTTTCACTCACCTGAAAAAGGTTATGAACAGGCACTACCCTGATGTTGAGACTGCAACGGTGCCGGGAATCAGTTCCATCACGTCTTTTGCTGCAAGGGCTGATGTAGCGGTCGAGAGTTCCTTTGAAGTAAGCGACGGTTCCGAGATCGGGTACAAGATCCACCTTAAAGCCACACAGCCGAGAAAGATTATTGAGAAACTCGAAACCGAAGGGTACAGGGAGTTTATTTTCGCAGAAAGGCTTTTTTCGGACAATGAACTGATTATCAGTGAGAAAGAAGATATCCCGGAAAAAGGGAACTATTTCAGCATTATTTACGGTAAAAAATAA
- a CDS encoding cobalt-precorrin-4/precorrin-4 C(11)-methyltransferase, producing the protein MERKVYFVGAGPGNPKLITVLGREMLEKADLVMYAGSLVNPEVLNYTKGETVDSYGLTLDETTKIIADAVDAGKFVVRLHSGDPSLYGSVIEQMEELKKYDIEVERVAGVSSVFASAAALGTQLTLNGVSDTLILTRPAGKTLEKDLIPELSAYNTTMAIFLGTQKIREIMEKVQCPKDTPVAVVFHASWEDEEIITGTVEDIADKVKDAGITRSAMIILGGVVDPKNYRRSYLYGVAQEPL; encoded by the coding sequence ATGGAAAGAAAAGTATATTTTGTAGGGGCAGGTCCCGGAAACCCCAAACTGATTACCGTCCTCGGGCGTGAAATGCTTGAAAAAGCGGACCTTGTTATGTATGCGGGCTCCCTTGTAAACCCCGAAGTCCTTAACTACACAAAGGGAGAAACAGTCGACAGCTACGGGCTTACCCTTGACGAGACTACGAAAATAATTGCCGATGCCGTGGATGCAGGAAAGTTCGTGGTGCGCCTCCACAGCGGAGACCCCTCGCTTTACGGGTCTGTTATAGAGCAGATGGAAGAGTTGAAAAAATACGACATCGAAGTTGAAAGAGTAGCAGGCGTCTCCTCGGTTTTCGCAAGCGCCGCTGCTCTCGGTACCCAGCTTACTCTTAACGGGGTTTCCGATACCCTGATCCTCACCCGTCCCGCGGGAAAAACCCTGGAAAAAGACCTTATCCCCGAGCTTTCTGCCTATAATACCACCATGGCAATTTTCCTTGGCACGCAGAAGATCAGGGAAATTATGGAAAAAGTCCAGTGCCCGAAAGATACCCCTGTGGCGGTTGTCTTCCACGCATCCTGGGAAGATGAAGAAATTATCACAGGGACGGTTGAAGATATTGCAGACAAGGTGAAAGATGCAGGGATCACGCGCTCGGCAATGATAATTCTCGGCGGGGTTGTTGACCCTAAAAACTACAGGAGGTCCTACCTATACGGAGTGGCCCAGGAACCGTTGTAA
- a CDS encoding cobalamin biosynthesis protein CbiG produces the protein MFRKAFENYGAIVAVFATGIVVRDIAPLLDNKWSDPAVVVVDSNLNFAIPLLGGHHGANEISRKLAELGAVPVLTTATEVHGKPSVEGIADRFGCEVFNKESTIAVNCALLDRQVEVLEVKGPRIVIVDEDVSVLVRKKQAEAQDESAGNS, from the coding sequence ATTTTCAGGAAAGCCTTTGAAAACTACGGGGCAATCGTTGCAGTCTTTGCTACGGGCATTGTGGTAAGGGATATTGCCCCCCTTCTCGATAATAAATGGTCGGACCCGGCAGTAGTCGTTGTGGACTCAAACCTGAATTTCGCAATCCCTCTCCTTGGAGGGCATCACGGGGCAAACGAGATTTCCCGAAAGCTTGCGGAATTGGGGGCAGTTCCCGTGCTCACCACGGCTACCGAGGTCCACGGCAAGCCCTCGGTTGAAGGGATCGCTGACAGATTTGGCTGTGAGGTCTTCAATAAAGAATCCACAATCGCTGTAAACTGTGCCCTCCTTGACCGGCAGGTAGAAGTCCTTGAGGTTAAAGGGCCAAGGATTGTTATTGTGGACGAGGATGTTTCCGTGCTTGTGAGAAAAAAACAGGCTGAAGCACAGGATGAAAGTGCAGGAAACAGCTGA
- a CDS encoding cobalamin biosynthesis protein — translation MILGIGTRRGITNEEVLDAVKQALDECGLSLQEITAFASAKLKENERGLLEACEILGIPVNFLPDEVLNSYNPPSSSQASRFGLKGVAEPAALALSEKHELICRKKVYGRVTIAIAR, via the coding sequence ATGATTCTCGGAATCGGAACCCGCAGGGGCATTACAAATGAAGAAGTCCTTGATGCCGTAAAACAGGCGCTTGATGAATGCGGCCTGAGTCTCCAGGAGATTACGGCTTTTGCCTCTGCGAAACTCAAGGAAAATGAGCGGGGCCTGCTGGAAGCATGTGAAATTCTCGGCATTCCGGTGAACTTTTTGCCGGATGAGGTTCTGAATAGTTACAACCCTCCTTCATCCTCCCAGGCTTCTCGCTTCGGGTTAAAAGGAGTTGCAGAGCCTGCTGCACTGGCCCTCTCGGAAAAACACGAATTGATTTGCAGGAAGAAAGTCTATGGCAGAGTCACAATCGCAATCGCAAGATAA
- the cobJ gene encoding precorrin-3B C(17)-methyltransferase, producing the protein MAESQSQSQDKASGGKLYVVGIGPGSVEQLTLKAREVILNADYVLGNSTYLDQMESLLGTQEVIRSFMGKEVERARKAVELAKNANVVMISGGDTNVYGMAGIVLEVAEHENLDVDIEILPGVTAVLAGASLLGAPVVTDFAVISLSDLLTPWEVIEKRLNMAADADFVIGLYNPKSRKRKSNFARAIEIIRKYKAGSVPVGLVKNAMRGEEEDQIVTTLGEVMEYEDWVDMSTAILIGNGESRIWKSPKKDIIITPRGYHKKYDY; encoded by the coding sequence ATGGCAGAGTCACAATCGCAATCGCAAGATAAGGCATCCGGCGGAAAACTCTACGTTGTAGGGATAGGGCCGGGCTCCGTGGAACAGCTAACCCTCAAAGCCCGGGAAGTAATCCTCAATGCCGATTACGTTCTCGGGAACAGTACCTACCTGGACCAGATGGAAAGTCTTCTCGGCACCCAGGAGGTAATCCGGAGTTTTATGGGAAAAGAGGTTGAAAGAGCCCGGAAAGCCGTGGAACTTGCAAAAAACGCAAACGTGGTCATGATCAGCGGGGGCGACACCAACGTCTACGGTATGGCAGGAATCGTGCTGGAGGTCGCTGAACACGAGAACCTTGACGTGGACATCGAAATCCTGCCCGGAGTTACAGCAGTCCTTGCCGGAGCAAGCCTTCTCGGCGCACCCGTGGTGACGGACTTTGCAGTTATCAGCTTAAGCGATCTCTTAACTCCCTGGGAGGTTATCGAAAAGCGGCTTAACATGGCTGCAGATGCCGATTTCGTGATCGGACTCTACAACCCGAAGAGCCGCAAGAGAAAGTCCAACTTTGCAAGGGCAATCGAAATCATCCGCAAGTACAAGGCCGGTTCCGTGCCTGTGGGGCTTGTCAAGAACGCCATGAGAGGGGAGGAGGAGGACCAGATCGTGACGACCCTCGGGGAAGTCATGGAATATGAGGACTGGGTGGACATGAGCACCGCTATTCTCATAGGCAACGGAGAGTCACGGATCTGGAAGTCTCCGAAAAAGGATATTATCATAACACCCAGGGGGTATCATAAGAAATATGACTACTGA
- a CDS encoding precorrin-8X methylmutase, protein MTTEKSANESEENLEEFTELTVEVDPELVKICTDSGARTEEAKAIYMKSRTMIREIVGNSTPEDRFRQRCVIATGDLSVADIMRFSHNPIPAGVEAIKKGAPIFVDINMVKAGITKVGHSSEVICVLDEDPSAEIANRYGITRTSAGYLAAKDKLDGSIIAIGNAPSALIMVCKLIEKGVRPALIIGLPVGFVNAAESREMVRNLKIPIPSISCVGTRGGTPMAVACVNELVAIARESEE, encoded by the coding sequence ATGACTACTGAAAAAAGTGCTAATGAAAGCGAAGAGAACCTTGAAGAGTTTACTGAGCTTACGGTGGAAGTAGACCCCGAACTTGTAAAGATCTGTACCGACTCGGGGGCAAGGACTGAAGAGGCAAAAGCCATTTACATGAAAAGCCGGACAATGATCCGGGAAATTGTCGGGAATTCAACACCCGAGGACCGTTTCCGCCAGCGCTGCGTAATTGCTACGGGCGACCTCTCGGTTGCCGATATCATGCGTTTTTCGCACAACCCCATCCCCGCAGGGGTTGAAGCAATTAAAAAAGGCGCTCCCATTTTCGTGGACATCAATATGGTAAAAGCCGGGATCACAAAGGTCGGTCACTCCTCGGAAGTGATCTGCGTCCTTGACGAAGACCCGAGCGCCGAAATCGCCAACAGATACGGAATTACCCGGACATCCGCAGGATACCTTGCCGCAAAAGACAAACTGGACGGGAGCATTATCGCAATCGGAAATGCACCTTCGGCTCTCATTATGGTCTGCAAACTCATTGAAAAAGGGGTCAGGCCTGCACTTATCATCGGTCTTCCGGTTGGCTTCGTAAACGCAGCTGAGTCCAGGGAAATGGTCCGGAACCTGAAAATTCCCATCCCCTCAATCAGCTGTGTCGGGACAAGGGGCGGGACTCCGATGGCTGTTGCCTGTGTAAACGAGCTTGTGGCAATCGCAAGGGAAAGTGAAGAATAA
- a CDS encoding cytochrome c biogenesis CcdA family protein — protein MSYEAISPVVAFGAGVLSVLSPCILPLLPAVLASSTGKGKLRPLAIVLGVSISFTLMGVVTSAFGAAFQAHLGQLKILAELLIITMGLAMLFEISLFNAFARLPLLAGMNEKGPISGLLLGLSLGVLWIPCVGPILASILTMVALEGSTASGALTLFIYSAGFAVPMLLLAYSAHLSTSKIKLISRYDAAFKKGAGIVLILVGLWMAYQNHLSWLI, from the coding sequence ATGTCTTATGAAGCCATTTCACCCGTGGTTGCGTTTGGTGCAGGAGTCCTCAGCGTCCTGTCCCCATGCATCCTTCCCCTTCTTCCTGCAGTTCTCGCAAGTTCAACAGGAAAAGGAAAGTTAAGGCCCCTTGCTATAGTGCTCGGAGTATCTATTTCTTTCACCCTCATGGGAGTTGTGACCTCTGCCTTCGGAGCAGCTTTCCAGGCACACCTGGGACAGCTAAAAATCCTGGCAGAACTTCTGATCATCACGATGGGGCTTGCAATGCTCTTTGAGATAAGCCTGTTTAACGCCTTTGCAAGGCTCCCCCTGCTTGCAGGAATGAACGAGAAAGGCCCGATCTCAGGGCTTCTGTTGGGACTTTCCCTCGGAGTGCTCTGGATTCCCTGCGTGGGACCTATCCTTGCCTCAATCCTGACGATGGTAGCCCTGGAAGGAAGTACTGCTAGCGGTGCACTGACCCTTTTCATCTATTCCGCAGGGTTTGCGGTACCCATGCTCCTGCTTGCATACTCGGCTCACCTCTCCACTTCGAAAATAAAGCTCATCTCAAGATACGACGCAGCTTTCAAAAAAGGAGCCGGGATAGTGCTTATCCTTGTAGGACTCTGGATGGCCTATCAGAACCACCTCAGCTGGCTCATTTAA
- a CDS encoding thioredoxin family protein → MNKLTILLVLLASVIFTAGCTDDSGNATSAQEISVVENMTALEQINTSVQEGPVLIKIGAEWCGPCQQMKPILSDLAAEYTGEVTVMSADIDQSPEIGAYFGISYIPDSFVVVGLENGEYVYMQEDGNITTDRFQARVLGFREKQVYEELLDRAVLYYENK, encoded by the coding sequence ATGAATAAGTTAACTATACTATTAGTCCTGCTCGCATCCGTAATCTTTACGGCAGGCTGTACTGATGATTCGGGAAATGCCACCAGTGCCCAGGAAATAAGCGTTGTGGAAAATATGACCGCTCTGGAACAGATAAACACATCCGTCCAGGAAGGCCCTGTCCTTATAAAAATAGGAGCTGAGTGGTGCGGACCATGCCAGCAGATGAAACCCATCCTGAGCGACCTGGCAGCGGAATATACCGGAGAAGTCACGGTCATGTCTGCAGATATAGACCAGAGTCCCGAAATCGGAGCGTATTTCGGAATATCCTATATTCCTGATTCTTTTGTTGTCGTGGGCCTTGAAAACGGAGAATACGTTTACATGCAAGAAGACGGAAACATCACAACGGACAGATTCCAGGCAAGAGTTCTGGGATTCAGGGAAAAACAGGTGTATGAAGAACTTCTTGACAGAGCCGTTCTTTACTATGAGAACAAATAA
- a CDS encoding ABC transporter ATP-binding protein, translating to MLEVRGLKKYFSSGIFKKEAIKAVDDVSFEVRKGETLGFVGESGCGKSTVGKCILRFEQPGSGTIFFDGKELTGLPRKEFLKVQPRMQMIFQDPYSSLDPKMKIKSSISEPLRLQGVKKKAAYAEVPLLLKSVGLSPEHANRYPHQLSGGQNQRVSIARALSLKPHFLIADEITASLDVSVQAQILHLIKNLKKELSLSMLFISHDLEVVRHMCDRAAVMYAGKILEIGAVEEVFSRPQHPYTRQLLSEPGRDLEEKETQKPDFEAKTDITSSFEGCVFYTECPYADPECRAEKPEMLQTGKDHYILCKKLTR from the coding sequence ATGCTTGAAGTCCGGGGGCTGAAAAAATATTTTTCATCGGGGATTTTCAAAAAAGAGGCTATAAAGGCAGTAGATGATGTTTCATTTGAAGTCCGGAAAGGGGAAACTCTCGGGTTTGTGGGGGAAAGCGGGTGTGGAAAAAGCACTGTTGGGAAGTGCATCCTTCGTTTTGAGCAGCCGGGCTCCGGGACCATATTTTTTGACGGTAAAGAGTTGACAGGACTTCCCAGAAAAGAGTTTTTGAAAGTACAGCCCCGGATGCAGATGATCTTCCAGGACCCCTATTCATCCCTTGACCCGAAAATGAAGATAAAATCAAGCATTTCAGAGCCCCTCAGGCTTCAGGGAGTTAAAAAGAAAGCAGCTTATGCCGAAGTTCCCCTCCTTCTGAAATCGGTAGGGCTTTCCCCGGAACATGCAAACCGATATCCTCACCAGTTGAGCGGGGGGCAAAACCAGAGGGTTTCCATAGCAAGAGCACTGTCCCTGAAACCTCATTTCCTGATTGCGGATGAGATTACGGCTTCCCTGGACGTATCAGTACAGGCACAGATCCTGCATCTGATAAAGAACCTCAAAAAGGAGCTTTCCCTGAGTATGCTTTTTATTTCTCACGACCTCGAAGTTGTAAGGCATATGTGCGACCGGGCAGCTGTAATGTATGCAGGGAAGATCCTGGAGATCGGAGCCGTAGAGGAAGTTTTCTCCCGGCCTCAACACCCTTATACCCGGCAGCTCTTATCCGAGCCAGGTAGGGATTTGGAGGAAAAAGAGACTCAAAAGCCTGATTTTGAGGCAAAAACTGACATTACCTCTAGTTTTGAAGGCTGTGTATTTTATACAGAATGCCCTTATGCGGACCCGGAATGCAGAGCTGAAAAACCTGAAATGCTACAAACAGGGAAAGACCACTACATTCTGTGTAAGAAGTTAACGAGATGA
- a CDS encoding ABC transporter ATP-binding protein produces MTRIPITPDPGSRNGSPPLLEIRNLKVHFPDDTGPVKAVDSIDLIVREKECFGIIGESGSGKTVLCLAILGLLAGDASFSGEIIFKGENLFSMSSRKIRKIRGKEIGAIFQNPATSLDPVFTIGDQLSEALIRGEGFSKAEVNTNLILLLDRVSIRDPALRIRQYPHELSGGLRQRVMIAMGIAAAPSLIIADEPSSGLDLRIKRRIISLLQDISRNASMFIVTHDLELAEKLFETLAVMYAGEIVEIADCKEFFKAPMHPFSEGLLNSLPSRGMQPIPGSSPSLTALPEGCRFFPRCRYAMEICKNKHPELFHVMGKRQVRCFKYA; encoded by the coding sequence ATGACGCGAATTCCTATTACCCCTGATCCCGGATCCAGGAATGGTTCTCCACCCCTGCTTGAGATCCGGAATTTGAAAGTTCATTTTCCTGACGATACAGGCCCTGTGAAAGCAGTTGACAGTATTGACCTTATAGTCAGGGAGAAGGAATGCTTTGGAATAATAGGAGAGTCCGGCTCAGGAAAAACGGTGCTTTGCCTGGCTATTCTCGGGCTTCTGGCCGGAGATGCGTCATTTTCAGGAGAGATCATTTTTAAAGGGGAAAACCTTTTTTCGATGTCTTCCCGGAAGATCAGGAAAATTCGCGGAAAGGAAATAGGTGCAATTTTTCAAAACCCGGCAACTTCCCTTGACCCTGTATTTACAATAGGGGACCAGCTTTCGGAAGCCCTGATCAGAGGCGAAGGCTTTTCGAAAGCTGAGGTAAACACAAATTTAATTCTTCTCCTGGATAGAGTCAGCATCCGGGACCCCGCTCTTCGCATCAGGCAGTACCCCCACGAACTGAGCGGGGGCCTGAGGCAAAGGGTGATGATTGCCATGGGAATTGCAGCCGCCCCCTCCCTTATCATTGCGGACGAACCCAGTAGCGGGCTGGACCTCAGGATAAAGCGGAGAATCATATCCCTTTTGCAGGATATCAGCCGAAATGCGTCAATGTTTATAGTTACACATGATCTGGAGCTTGCAGAAAAACTCTTTGAGACTCTTGCTGTGATGTACGCAGGAGAAATTGTAGAAATTGCAGACTGCAAAGAGTTTTTCAAGGCTCCGATGCACCCTTTTTCAGAAGGGCTTTTGAATTCGCTTCCTTCCAGGGGAATGCAGCCGATTCCGGGATCAAGCCCTTCCTTGACTGCTCTCCCGGAGGGGTGCAGGTTTTTCCCCCGGTGCAGGTATGCAATGGAGATTTGCAAAAATAAGCACCCGGAACTATTTCACGTAATGGGAAAACGCCAGGTGAGGTGTTTTAAGTATGCTTGA
- a CDS encoding ABC transporter permease — protein MKCGIKNRSLLAGIIILSFLTFIALFAAWLAPHDPEAINLDLRLTPPNSEYPFGTDHLGRCVLSRVLFASRISLLIGISVVTLSLFAGIVIGTTAGYIGGLADEVLMRFVDGVLAFPSMFLALAIVGLFGGGLANMVLALVLIEWTGYARVVRASVLTVKSREFVTAAKGFGGSDLYVIVRHVLPHASSPLLVMGTLGMGYVILASAGLSFLGFGVQTLPEWGSMLNEGRYFFSTAPYLMIFPGISIMLTVLGFNFLGDGLRDLFDPKSKQKKDSL, from the coding sequence ATGAAATGCGGAATTAAAAACAGGAGCTTACTTGCCGGGATCATAATCCTCAGCTTCCTCACCTTTATAGCTCTTTTTGCAGCCTGGCTTGCCCCTCATGACCCGGAAGCAATAAACCTGGACCTGAGGCTGACTCCTCCAAATTCCGAGTATCCCTTCGGTACCGACCATCTGGGGAGGTGCGTGCTGAGCAGGGTACTGTTTGCGAGCCGCATATCCCTCCTGATAGGGATTTCAGTCGTGACGCTGTCTCTTTTTGCAGGGATAGTCATCGGCACCACTGCCGGCTACATAGGCGGGCTTGCAGATGAAGTCCTTATGCGATTTGTAGACGGAGTTCTGGCTTTTCCGAGCATGTTTCTAGCCCTGGCGATCGTGGGACTTTTCGGGGGAGGACTTGCCAACATGGTACTGGCCCTTGTCCTGATAGAGTGGACAGGCTATGCAAGAGTGGTAAGAGCGTCGGTACTTACGGTTAAAAGCCGGGAATTCGTAACGGCAGCCAAAGGGTTTGGGGGAAGCGATCTGTACGTTATCGTTCGTCATGTTCTTCCTCATGCCTCATCCCCTCTCCTTGTTATGGGAACCCTTGGGATGGGATATGTGATCCTCGCATCTGCAGGCCTAAGTTTTCTCGGGTTTGGAGTGCAAACCCTTCCGGAATGGGGATCCATGCTTAATGAAGGGAGGTATTTTTTCAGCACCGCCCCATATCTTATGATCTTTCCAGGGATTTCGATAATGCTGACCGTCCTCGGGTTTAATTTCCTGGGAGATGGGCTCAGGGACTTGTTTGATCCGAAATCAAAGCAGAAGAAGGACTCATTATGA
- the nikB gene encoding nickel ABC transporter permease: MLTHILRKIVFMAPVLLFISIVSFSLIYITPGDPAEIILTSSSGGADPVAVEEFRIKEGFDKPLYVQYLNWLGNVLHGELGYSYMSERPVSEAILQAFSATFKLAIASFLVSLAISIPAGILAALKRDTWIDDLSRLFALLGVSMPNFWQGYLMILVFAVFLRILPAGGFGENGDFLYLILPMLTLGTSSAAITMRLTRASFLEVLQEDYIYAARAKGLSEKVVIGKHALKNAMIPVITMAGLNFGYLLNGSAVVETVFAWPGLGNLIVNSIYNRDYPMIQGTLLFVAVLFVTINLLVDLSYSYLDPRIRDEMRN, translated from the coding sequence ATGCTAACACACATATTAAGAAAGATAGTGTTTATGGCGCCTGTACTTCTTTTCATTTCTATTGTCAGCTTTTCATTAATCTATATAACTCCCGGAGACCCTGCAGAAATCATCCTGACAAGCTCCTCTGGAGGGGCTGACCCTGTCGCGGTGGAAGAATTCAGGATTAAAGAAGGTTTTGATAAGCCCCTGTACGTGCAGTACCTCAACTGGCTTGGAAATGTGTTGCATGGTGAACTTGGCTATTCATATATGAGCGAACGCCCGGTCTCAGAGGCAATCCTGCAGGCCTTTTCCGCAACTTTCAAGCTTGCAATTGCAAGTTTCCTGGTCTCGCTTGCGATCTCGATTCCGGCAGGCATCCTTGCAGCTTTGAAGCGGGATACCTGGATTGATGATCTTAGCAGGCTTTTTGCCCTCCTTGGGGTTTCCATGCCAAATTTTTGGCAAGGTTATCTTATGATACTGGTTTTTGCCGTTTTCCTGCGAATTCTTCCTGCGGGGGGGTTCGGAGAAAACGGAGACTTTTTATATCTTATCCTGCCGATGCTGACTCTCGGGACAAGTTCCGCAGCAATTACAATGCGCCTGACGAGAGCCAGCTTCCTTGAAGTGCTCCAGGAAGACTACATCTATGCAGCCAGGGCAAAAGGGCTTTCGGAAAAGGTTGTAATTGGAAAGCATGCCCTTAAAAACGCCATGATTCCCGTAATAACCATGGCAGGTCTGAATTTCGGCTACCTGCTAAACGGTTCTGCAGTGGTTGAGACCGTATTTGCCTGGCCGGGGCTCGGAAATCTTATTGTTAATTCAATTTACAACAGGGACTACCCCATGATCCAGGGTACCCTTCTCTTTGTAGCCGTTCTTTTTGTAACAATAAACCTGCTTGTTGACCTTTCTTACAGCTATCTTGACCCGAGGATTCGAGATGAAATGCGGAATTAA